The nucleotide window CTTCTTCACGGCATTTGGCTTTCCCCAGCCCTATGCTCTGAGATGCTCACTCTGGAGGCTAGAACACAGCCTACAGCCAATGCTTCTGCACCACCCTGTACAGCGCCTCTCACTggaagaggctgggactggagtagccaaTACTCCTGTCCCACTCCCTACAGTGCCCCTCCTGGGACAGGCCAGGCCTAGTAGCTGTGAGCCCCTCTGTACCCAAGGCTCCTACAGGGAGTGGACCATACTATTTGCTacagcagcccctgctgggatTTCTCCTTTTAAGGCTCGCTGTGTTTTCAGGACATCACTGGCTGGATCCAGGTAAAGTTCCTTCCTAAAGCAACCGTGCTCTGTCTCCATCAGGTTCAGCTCTGCATGCTCGACCTGGCTGACATCCTTGCTGACCTCCGCCAAGGGGAGCCCACGCCTGCCATACAGCCCTCGCCTGCTGCTGCCAGCTAAGCCGCTCAGCATCCTCCCAGCTGCACCACCTCCACTGTGAGTTCTGCTGCggaggctggctttgggcagccccgatttccaccctcttcccccacctgCCTGAATGTAGCTTGCACCTTGTGTAACGAAATCAGGCATGCGGCTTACTGCTGCTTTCCAGGGGGCTAAGCCTCATTATATCACTGACTCGCCATCCTCCAAAtcccctccagctcctgccccaaaggGTTTACCCTGCATTGGCTCAAAGCACCACCCCAGCAGCCTGATCTAAGCTGGAATGAATGCAGCATTTCCCCACCTACACCTCTTCGTTTATGCAAAAATCACAGACACACTCACCAATCTGTGCAGAGACCAGCAAAGTCTGTGTTAGATGGGCCaatgggtggatggagggggagaGCAGGCACTGGGGAGCCTCCCCCCACAGTTCATGTCCTACAAATTACCCACTAACAGCTGTGCCCCTGCTTTTTACTGGGGAGGTACCACTCCCACAGCTGCTCTTTCCAGCCGGACACTGCTGGCAGGGAGATGCTGGGGGGTGTCCTGCCTGAAATTAACAAACCCACCCCACTGACCATAGCAGCTGGGGTCGCAGGAACCatgggcaggggctgactgggcCATGGCTCCTGAATGCCCGCGTTTGAGGGAACCTGCTGGAGTCGATCCTGCTCAACCACGGCTGGGAGCTGCCAGCTCCTCCCATGTTTCCAGTGGCCTAGAAGGGCCCTGGGTCACGGAGTCCGGGCCCTGCTAGTGCAGCAGGCCCTGCACATCAGCCCATTCCTAAACTTCCAGAGCTCCCGCTTCAAAGGAGTGTGGTTGTTTGAGCCCCTGCTCctatgcgggggaggggggggctggtcCAGAACCTCCCTCCGCTGAGGGCTAGAAACCATCTTCTCGTTCCAGCCTCAGTTCACCCCATACCCTGCcccgagcccaggctgcagctgtgTTGGCACCACCAGGCTGGGGAGCAGTGCTGCAGGCTGACTGAGCACCACCCTAGTGAAATGGTGGGAGGTTCCACTGTGGACAAAGCCTGCATTCGAAAAACAACTCAACCATGCTTGTGAGCCCGTGCGATGGCCACCATCCGTGACTGAACTGGAACCCTCTGGCGTTGAACACAGGTGGGGCTCCATCTTGAGCTAAGGGGTCCAAGCTGGAGGACTCATATCCGCTTTGGCTCAGGCACACACAGCTGATACATCCTGACTCCTGGGCTAGACCCAGTTCTACACCTCATGTGGCTCCTGCCTGTGGAGCAATAACCACGTCCGTATACCTGGTACTACAGTCTGGGTCTTTGATCCTAGCCCTGTGCACATGGGCAAAAAGAAACCATGCTGGAACACGATCCTATCCCAGCTGTGTTTAAGCCTCATTGTTTGTGTGGTAGAAAGGGCCTAAGCCAGGTGGGCTCACATGGCAACTGGAAggctgctgcttcccctgcactacAGCATCCATTTGTCTTCTCTGTTCCATGGCAGCTGGACCAGGGCCTTGTGCCAACAACCACCAGACCTGTCAGAGCAGcttcctctcctgctgccccatgGAATCATCGCACCTGCAGCCTGTGCATGTGCTATGGCCACTTCTATGGACAGCCCCAAGCAGCAGGACTTTGCTGCCTAGGAGAAGGCTCTTGAAATGCATGGGACAGAAGTCCGTGATCTTCAGCCATCAACTCTGCCTACTGATGCACCATTAACCCCAAGGTCTGGAGTCTTCCAACCTTCTTCTGTAACATTAGGACTGATGTAGAATGCACAGCCCCTCTGGGGAAATACTGAGCAATTCAGGGATTAAAGCAGCAACTGTCTGACCCAGTTTAAAACACTTCACCTCCTTGATTTAGTTAAACAAGGTTCCAAAATCCAACCTGTGGGCATGCACAacagctggggcccaaactaGCCTCGGTCAGTTTCTCCAGCCAATGTCCCCTTAGGCTGTTGTCTGTGTTGCACGCACAGCAAGGAGGTTGAAAGACAATAGAAAAAATTGTTTATTGGAGTAAAAAAAGTGTGGGCCATTATTTACATTGACTTTTGATACAAAGCTTAGTTCAATTTAGGCTGAAAAAAAAAGTAAggcccctttttaaaaacaagtcaaACTCTGCTCCAGTTCCCCACTTTGCATACTGCCACGCAGCTCTGAGCAGGAGAGAACAGCTGAGGGGACCCAGGAAGCATTTAAAGTCTCAAGCAAGTGATGTTTTCTCACTGCAGGTGGCTGGCTCAGGGACTGCACATGCTGCCTGTTGCCACCTGCACTGTTATAGGCGACACTGGATTGCAGAAGTATCTTTAACTGTCCCAGTTTGTACTGGCCATGTTGTGGCTGCCCATTGCACCTTTACTCATTTTCCTTTGGGGATATCCCTCCATCTTTTTATGTGCCGAGAGTGGAGGACCTTGCACAGCTGGTATTATCAGAGGAGAAAAACACCCCCATGCTTCTCTGTAGAAAGCAGATGTGCAGGTTTTCACCAACAGTTTTGGGGGTTCTTTATTAAAAGATGGATTTTCTGATCATCTCTTGCTCTAGGATTGGCTTTTCTTTGTGGGAGCGCTGCCTCCCCCACAACTGACATAGTTGGGAGGGGATGGTGTGTCACAGGCAACAGGGAGCCTGGAGGACACTTACTGCTCCCACCAATGGTCACATACTGAAGAGGCAGGGAAGTATCCGCAGCTGGATAAGGAGCTAAGCCCTGAGACTAAGGGTCTGTCTGGCTAGAGGCAGAGAAACAGAATTACCAGGTGAATACAGCTGGACAGGAATGATTAGACAGTGCACAGGATTGGGACTCCGACTGGGCTTtagtcctagctctgccactggcctgctgggtgactttgggcaagtcactccctgtgcctcagtttccccatctgtaaaatggggacaatactgacctcctttgcaatGCGCTCTGAGATCTATAGCTCTTATTACATAAATACCATTTTGCAGCTAGGCCCAGAAAGTGAGTGCTCTTCTCTGCAACCCCTCTCTGCTGTTACCCTTCTGCACAGGGGGCTTTGAGGTCAAATTCATCCATGGTCTAGCTTACACTTTCTGGAGAGTGGGCTCTCCAGGAACAAATGAAATCAGGGAGCAGTAAGCATTGCTGCTGtccaaggggaggaggagggaaggtgcGATGATCAGAAGCTGCTTTTAAAAGTAGCCTCATGCAATGTCAGGAACGTCCTTTGGGAGAAGAGGTGAGTAGTTGGAGAAAACCAGTCCAGACGAGGGCCATCTTTCAGCAACCATAACAGCTTCTGCTGGAAACTTTCCGGAGGTACTGACTAGAGGGACAGGCAgccaggcctgccctgcccctgcccagctctgTTCCCTGGCCAGCACTCCCAccatctcccccccgcccctgagcTGCATTCGAGACAAACATCCAACAGAAACTGAAAACCAACCAATGTCCTTTAATGGCACCCGCCCAGGGCAGAGTGTGCATGGGGCAGCTCACCCCCAGCAAGGGGAGATGGCTGGGAATCAGCCCTTCGCTCAGACCAGGCCTGCTGCCCTCCCACGCTCCATTCTTTACATCCTTTTCCTCATTTTCCCCTTCTTGGCAGCACCACGGCCGAACGCCGTCCTGCGCAGCTCCTGCACCCGCTGCCGCTTCTTGCCTTTCAGCCGCTTCAGGCCGCCCGTCTGCAGAAAGTTCTGCTTGGCCACCCGCTTCCTCTGCTTCAAGATCTGCTGCTTGCTCTTCAGCTCCGAGTGCACCTTGCCCTGCTGGGAGCCGTGCTTCCCAGGGGAGGGCGCCAGCCGCTTGCCTCCTGCCAGGGGAACGAGTTACtcaaaaccctccccctgctcagcTCCCGCCAGGCACCTAGCCCTGGGGCCAGGACGCTGGCTCAGGGACTGAGCTAGAGAGCCATGCCAAGGGGAATGGACTCTAGCGGGGAACAGGGCTGGCACACAGAGCGGAGCCCCGCACAGCCGGCTGGGCTCCGGGGTGATAGCAGTTCTCTAGCCAGCAGTGATGTGGATGCTATCCTGCATATCAGCCTGCCTGGATCCCCCAGGCACCAATGTCTGCACAGGGCAGGGCCTTCACCCCCAGGCACTCACCTCTGCCCCTGCGGTGCGCCCCGCCTCTCGGCTCGCTCCCCGCCTCCTCCTCGGAGTCCCACTCCTCAACTTTGTATTTCTTCTTCCACTTCTCATAGCTGGGGGCGGCGGGTtaaggaaagggctggggggcaaGCCCTCCGCGATGTCTCCCCTCACCTTAATCCCAATCCCTGCGCTTCCCCTCTTCAAGCTCGGGGCCCCAAGGCATCGGGAAGGAAGAGGGCCCTGAAGCTGGGGCTGGCAGTTGCAGCGTTCTCCCCTGTGCCTGCTACCGCTGTTTCTCCCTCGGGAGAAGACTTTCCTGGAAGGAAGCCCAGGCTCCTACCTCCCCAGTGCATAAGATCCCCAGCTGCAAAGCTCGGCCACGGCCAGCAGGCAGCCACGCCATCCTGCTATTGCAAACTGGAATTGCCTCTGCCCCTCTGCAGCAGCCGCAGAAGTGCCCCGCCCCTTGCTGCTGGAAACAGCTGCTCCCTGCCATTCAGACGCGCACCCTTTGCAGTCGCCACGCTGCCCTGCAGTCAGGAAGTCCTGGGAGGACAGAGAGCAAGAGCCCCTTGGGCATGGCTGGATACACGTCACTCCCTGCCTCCGCCCCGGCCTGTCAGGagtgccccagcccagccccagtctGGAAGGATACAGGTTGTTCTTGTAGGAGCCGCTGATGTACCTGCCACTCTCTGTGCAGATTTTCTTCTTGTCCTCTTGGCCAGTTTTCCCCACGAACCGCTTCTTCTTGCGGTCcctggagtggaggcagggcagCGGGGTGGAATGGCATTACAGGGGAGAGAGAAATGGGGGCTCATCGATCAGCCCCACTTGGAAGACTGAGCGCTCTCCCCCCAAGCCCCAGGGGCACAAGCAATCAAGCCCCAGCCCAACTGGTTGGTGGAGAGAATCCCACCCTCAGCTGGCACCGTGGCactcacacccccagccctcaacAGAGCAAGGACAGGGTGATCAGGCAAAATCCACCGTTTGGTGCTGCCTGCTGGGGATCAAAGGGCCCCCGCCAGGTGGGGAGTGCTCTGTGTGAGGGGCAGCTGTCCCCATGGCCCTCCCCACAGCAGGAGCCTTTTCTCGCTGGACtgctgctgccccctacaggtCAGGCACTTACCACTTGAGCAGCTGCTTGGTCTTGCTCATGTTGTGGGTCTCGTCTCCCAGGAGGTCGAGCACGGCACCAGAAGCCTGCTGCTCAAAGGCACTGCCCTCCCCGCTAATGCTCAGCCTGGACACGGGGGAAAGGCAGAGGTCAGAGGCGTTCGGGGAGCTGGGAGAATCAGGGGATCCCGCCGCTGGGGGCGTTGGTCAAAGTGACTCACCCCCGCTCGCTCTCCAAGTCCTTGGGCCGGTAGGGAATGTAGAACTCCTCATCCCGCTGTGCCTCATGCCGCTGCTTCTTCCTGAGGCCCTCTCCCACCTGATGCTGCTTCCGCTTCCTGCCCACCACAGCGGAGAACACTTCCTGGGACACAGACCAGACAGGAGGGCCAGGTCCacagcccaccccccaccctacTCTCCAGGCAGGACCCGCTAAGCCAGCTTACCCAGCTGGTGCCTTGGATACAGATGCCCACCCAACCCCTGCCGCTGTGCAATGCTACCAATTGTGCAAACTGTTCCCTGCCCCCGGCACAGTCACACCAGCCCCCATCTCAACACACAGACCGGCAAGTGTTACCGGGGCCATGACATTAGCCAGCCCTTTGATGCCCCCAGCCATGGGCTGACACTACACAGTGCAGGGCTCGGGGCCGGCCAGGCGGGCTGTTTCCCAGAGTCCCCAGGCAGGCCCTGTGGTGGATGTGGTTGAGGAGCTGGCACTCTCCAAGTCCATACCTGGAGGtttgcttcctcctcctcagggGCAGGGACTGCTGGGTCCTGGCCCCCCAGCGCAGCCCCAGCCCGTCTCTCCTGCTGCCCCCTCTGGTACTTGTCAATGAGGCTGCGGTCGCGGCTCCGCTTGGCTCGCATCACATCGCTGGCCAGGGTCTTGTTGGTGGCGTTGATCTCAAAGATGGTCTGGTTGGAGAGATGGAACCCGTGAGTGACGCGTACTCTGGGAGACCCCTCCCCTCGCTCTCCCTGGGGGCGGGCGGAGCTGTCTGCTGGGCTCGCGGCTCAACCTGGTGATCTCTGGTCCCAGGGGCTGGTGGAACTGTTCATTAAGCACCTGTCACACAGCGAGGGAGCTGGCCCAGCAGCATCCCAGCAACCCTGGTGCAGGCCGGAAGCATCTTCCCAGAGCCTGAGGAGCAGTACTTGCAGCTGAGTGCCAGCTTCCTTGCTTCCCACCTTAAACTCCTgggcagctgcatctcagtggAGGGGCAGCGATCGATCCCTAAAGCACACTCCCTTGCACCACAGAGGTGCTGCGAGGGTTactgctacccctcccccccaggggtgAGCTTCATTCTCTGGGCTGCCAAGGTGGATGGACAAGATTCAGTTCAGTGGCACTCTGGCTGGGTCGCTGGCCCTGGCACCACGCCCAAGTCAGGGGCTAGCAAAGGCCAGCCCCCTCGCTCTGACACGAGGCAATGCCGCTGGCAGCTTTGGCGTGAGCGCCCTTCCCCACAGAACAGCCACGGGGCCTGGTGTCAGATCACGGCTTGTACTCACTGCTTTGGATCTGTAGGTTTTAATGTTGTCCACGAACTTCAGTCTCTCCAGCTCATCCTCCCCAAAGCAAGAACCTTCGAGCCAGGAgcccagagagagaggaagggacaCACAGAACAGTGAGTGCCTAATACATATCCAAGCTCCCAGTCCCCGCAGGAAACGCCAGCGTTCTCTCAGCTGTTCCAGGCCCAATctcccccagcagggggtgctgtaggCAATGCTGGACGAGCACTGGCTATGGGGAGCGCCCCACTGCTCCAGCAGGAATTGTGGTAGGGAACAGTGCAGGAGCAGCTCCTGCCCTAGCCTCACCCAATGGGCCCCACTGCAGCTCCCGCCGTGCCAGGAGGGCGCAGACAGAGACAGGCACTCACTGAAGAGCGGGTGGATGCCCAGCAGGGAGAAGTCCAGCTCCTTCACCCTCTTGACAGACTCGGGCGAGGGGCCAGGACGGGACTTCAGGTACTGCTTGTGAGCATTCTCCGACACCTTGCGCAGGCTCTGCAGATCCAGCGAGCTCTCGTGGTCAGTGAACAGCAGACACTCCTCGTCGTCGATGACGCTCTGGGGGACTCTGCCAAACACCCCATCCCCGTCTGCAACGGGACAGAAGGGGTTCGGGACCTGCAGCTTCTCCCCAGGGGTCCCATGCGTCAGCCCATCCCATGTGTCCACTTGGGATGGGGAGAACGGAGATTGCACCCAGTTCAGGGACCTGGAGAGTGGCCTTTGCAGCAGCACTCTGCAATGGGGGGGCTGGGCCCCACTGGGACAAGGCACAGGCTAAGAGGGGTGGAGCAATTGGAACCTTTAAAGACATACACAACTGATCTCTTCTCCACATCCTGCCTCCATCCAGAGCATCCCCTGCCTATGGTCTCCAAGTCCCAGACTTCCCACTCCTGTGCCAGGGTGGAGTATCTGCAGACAGGGCCTCTGGCAGCAAAAGTCACCCTCCCATCAGCACGTCCTGCCATGCAGGGGAGCTCGGTGTCGTTGCCAGAGCTCCCCATCACCCCTTTGTTAGCCAGCACAGACATCTAGGCCTGTAAGAGACAAGGTGCTTCCTCACCCCAGCCTGGGGAGTGAGACCCAGCCCTCCTGCGAGGCTGGCCGTATCATCACCATAGCCATGGCGTGGCTCTCCCCAGGCAAGCCCAGCCCCAGCAGGAATGCCAAGTGAGagcccccccaactccaccccccgCACTGGGGACGGGGGCCAGTGCCCAGATGGACCTTACCTGAGGGTTTCTCATGGGGGCTGGCGAGGGTGAGCGGGCGCCCCAGGAACAGGTGCAAGTCAAAGACATATGGGGTCTCATCCGATGCCACCAGGGAGTAGGCGGTGCCACTGCGGCCAGCGCGGGCCACGCGGCCTGGGAGGGAAAGCAAGGCAGAATAGCTCTGTGTTAACTCCAGGGCTGCTGGCCCTGGCACAGCCAGTGTGGAGCCACTCTTAGGAACCACAGCCACGGACTCCGGGTTTGGCTAATGTGCCTACTCTGGTCAGGGGCAGGGAAGCTGCTAAGGGGACCGAGGCCAAGAAGCCAAGCTTGGCCCCTACGCTCAGCGGGGATCACGCTGTTCATCCGGGGGAGGGCTGGACGATGGCACGGTGTTCTCGCCCTCTCGTACCCACTGCAGATGGTAAATCTCAGCATGTACTCCGCTGCTCTCAAGGGATCCGGCAAACGGTGCCCGTGCCACTAATGGGAATAGCCCCCAAACTGCACACGCCCTCCCACTGGCTACCTGGGCCTTGCCCCGCAGACTGAGATTTGAGACCTTCCTGTGCCCCTCCCTGAAATGCTGCGTTCCCCCAGTGTCctgggcagggcccagccccGGGACGAGGGCTCCAGCCCAGACAGCATTCAGCAGCAGGGAGTCCAGGCTGGGACAGGTGTTAACAACACGCCCTGCAGCAATGGCTCCGGCAATGGCACACggctgcccagcaggggagaataCTTGGGGGCGGAGAGGCTTCCCTCCTCCATGGCATTTACCAGCCTGGCGGAGCTGTGACCAGGGCGGGAGGGAGCAGATCAGTTGAAGCAGGACAGGTGGCTGTGCCCTAGAGCCCAGCTCCCTCCCgcggcccagccagccccagagacCCACCGACACGGTGCAGGAACAGCTTGGGCTTGGCAGGGAAGCTGTAGTTGATGACATTGTCCAGCATGGGGATATCAATGCCGCGGGCAGCCACGTCGGTAACAATCAGCACTGCGCACTGGCCGTGCACGAACTTGGCGATGTTGATTTTCCGGGCTGCCTGGTCCAGGGAGCTGTAGATATGGGTGCAGTTCACGCCCTGCGCTGTCAGcaactggagggaggaggagggtggagcAGAGGTCAGCGCCCGGGCCCCCAGCAGGGGAGAACCACCCCAGAGACCAGGGGACCTCAATGTAAGTCAGAGCCAAGGGAGGAGAGAGTCCATCTGGCAGCTTCAGGATAggctgcacctccctcccctcgGCATCCCTGCCTCCTCCATGCACTAGGCTGGCCAAGCAGCAGCATGCTAGACCTCCCCACGCCACCCTCCTGGAGAGCTGTAATGTCCATCGGCAATGCCCCTCCTTCTCCTGGCAGCCCAGCACCAGCCTCTGACACTCCCTGGCATCTCCTGGACACAGGAGTCAGACAGTGGAAGCTCAGGCAGGGGCCTGTCTTGGGAAGGAAACTTTGGCTCGACTCCgaccacacacacagagaactagAGCCAGGTGATGAGCCCCCAGGTCTCCCCTGCCACCTGGTGCATGGCAGGAGGGCCCCCCCAGCACACCAACCTTGCTGTATGCTGCTCAGGCACCAGTTCAGCCAGAGGCCTGCAGCAGCCACAGAAGCAGagggctccttccccctcctccctgccttggggaagcagcacccccagcagctcccccttcTCTGCCAGGGCTTAGTGAGAGCTGCCCCTTCTGCCTTGGTCTCAGCACTGCCTGTATCCCCACCCTGCTACGTCTCCCACGGCTCCACCAGGCCCGGGCCCAGGCCCAGCAGACTGCACAGCACCGGTAGGGCCGGGCCCATGGCGCGTTGGCTCCCCAACTTGCCTCCTTGAGGTACTCCGCATGGTGCTTGGTGGCCACGAAGACGACTGTCTGATCCTGCGGCCTCACCACGCTCCTCAGCAGGTGCAGCAGCACGGCCGGCTTGTCATCTGCGCGCACATGGAAGAAGGCCAGCTGCCAACGGAGAGAGGGGTGAGGTGGGaagtccctccctgccccctcaatGACCCCCCTGGAAGCGTCACAAGCCAGAGACGCTGGGGCTAACAACGCAGGCTGTGCTTTCTCTTCAATTGACTGAGGCAGGTGCTGTAAAGCGCCCAGCACCACGGTGTCCTGATCCACCACCGAGGCTTCTAGAGGCTACCAGTGAAATAAcacagccctgtgctgcagcccACCACCCTCGGTTTGTCTGGCACCGCTGGCTGGGCAGCTCTTTGGCCCTGTCTGGAAAGCACCTCTTGGGGCTAATGGGAAGGGATGGAAGGTTTCTGCTGCCCTCCAATCTACACTGGGTCCCTGGAGGCTTGGGGGAACCACCCTGAAAGTCCGTCTGCCTCACCTGGGCTCAGGTTCTACCCGAGTCTGCCTACAGGTGCCAACACCAGCTACTGCTGTCAGGGCCACACTTAACTGAGGCTCCTGATGGGATCAGGCTCACGGTAGCACCTCGTCCACCCTGGCGTCAGTTACTAGCCCCAGGAGGGGGCGCTGCACACTGCCTGCAGCTGTGAAATACAGCAGTCCAGAGAAGGGCAGGCACATATACACATGGGGGCCCTCCCGGCAGGGGCTGAGGAGGAAGGGCCATACAACTCATACAGCTGGtcctccacctccttcccacGTGCCAGCCGACAGCAGTGCTCTTTGGAGCTTGAGGGCTCTGCTGGGATGAGCTCAGACAAACGGGGagttgttatttgtattgcactaCAGCCTAGGGCCCAGACATGGACCAGGGACCCATgttgctaggtgctgtgcagacCCAGAACCAAGAGATGGCCCCAAtctcctctaccccagccctcCCGAACTCAATAGCCTTGAAGACCCCCAAGCGCATCTCACCTTGAGCTGCTCACTGAGCTTGGTCTCCACGTCCAACCGGATCAAGACTGGCTCAGTGAGACCTGTGAATGAGGCAGGAGAACATGAGCCCAGGGCAAGGGGCGCCTGAATTCACACTGGATAAGAAGAGGCCAAGGTAGCAGACTCACGGGTAGACACGTACAGTGGGGCAATCACAGCTTCTGAAAGGCATACTggactgggcagcagggggcgctgcaggtcaggaggggggaTGTGCCGGCAGAGGAGTTGGAGCCCGCAGTGTACCATGCCCCAGCTTTAATTAGCTGCCTGCTCTCACAAGCACTAAAATGCATTTTGCAAGAGACAGGGCAAGGTCCCCTGAACTGAAGAGGAAAGGAGTAGGTGGGACACAGGCAGCGTGGATGCACCTGGCCTGGGGCGAACAGGGCAACAGCAGGTGGGtaacccttcccttcccccaaaagGACGGGTCAGCACAGCTAAAACTACTCTTAGCTCACCTGCCATTCAGCCTGTTaccccctccccatctagccCCTCATCTCTCCCGTGT belongs to Chrysemys picta bellii isolate R12L10 chromosome 15, ASM1138683v2, whole genome shotgun sequence and includes:
- the DDX54 gene encoding ATP-dependent RNA helicase DDX54 isoform X1, which encodes MAARRRRPPRGREPEPGEPRPGPTEGSPERPASSKILPAFPTPDYSSDMEPDTREMVRAQNKKKKKSGGFQSMGLSYPVFKGVMKKGYKVPTPIQRRTIPVILDGKDMVAMARTGSGKTACFLIPMFEKLKAHSAQTGARALILSPTRELALQTMKFTKELGKFTGLKTALILGGERMEDQFAALHENPDIIIGTPGRLMHVAVEMNLKLHSVEYVVFDEADRLFEMGFAEQLQEIIARLPESRQTLLFSATLPKLLVEFARAGLTEPVLIRLDVETKLSEQLKLAFFHVRADDKPAVLLHLLRSVVRPQDQTVVFVATKHHAEYLKELLTAQGVNCTHIYSSLDQAARKINIAKFVHGQCAVLIVTDVAARGIDIPMLDNVINYSFPAKPKLFLHRVGRVARAGRSGTAYSLVASDETPYVFDLHLFLGRPLTLASPHEKPSDGDGVFGRVPQSVIDDEECLLFTDHESSLDLQSLRKVSENAHKQYLKSRPGPSPESVKRVKELDFSLLGIHPLFSSCFGEDELERLKFVDNIKTYRSKATIFEINATNKTLASDVMRAKRSRDRSLIDKYQRGQQERRAGAALGGQDPAVPAPEEEEANLQEVFSAVVGRKRKQHQVGEGLRKKQRHEAQRDEEFYIPYRPKDLESERGLSISGEGSAFEQQASGAVLDLLGDETHNMSKTKQLLKWDRKKKRFVGKTGQEDKKKICTESGRYISGSYKNNLYEKWKKKYKVEEWDSEEEAGSEPRGGAHRRGRGGKRLAPSPGKHGSQQGKVHSELKSKQQILKQRKRVAKQNFLQTGGLKRLKGKKRQRVQELRRTAFGRGAAKKGKMRKRM
- the DDX54 gene encoding ATP-dependent RNA helicase DDX54 isoform X2 is translated as MAARRRRPPRGREPEPGEPRPGPTEGSPERPQASSKILPAFPTPDYSSDMEPDTREMVRAQNKKKKKSGGFQSMGLSYPVFKGVMKKGYKVPTPIQRRTIPVILDGKDMVAMARTGSGKTACFLIPMFEKLKAHSAQTGARALILSPTRELALQTMKFTKELGKFTGLKTALILGGERMEDQFAALHENPDIIIGTPGRLMHVAVEMNLKLHSVEYVVFDEADRLFEMGFAEQLQEIIARLPESRQTLLFSATLPKLLVEFARAGLTEPVLIRLDVETKLSEQLKLAFFHVRADDKPAVLLHLLRSVVRPQDQTVVFVATKHHAEYLKELLTAQGVNCTHIYSSLDQAARKINIAKFVHGQCAVLIVTDVAARGIDIPMLDNVINYSFPAKPKLFLHRVGRVARAGRSGTAYSLVASDETPYVFDLHLFLGRPLTLASPHEKPSDGDGVFGRVPQSVIDDEECLLFTDHESSLDLQSLRKVSENAHKQYLKSRPGPSPESVKRVKELDFSLLGIHPLFSSCFGEDELERLKFVDNIKTYRSKATIFEINATNKTLASDVMRAKRSRDRSLIDKYQRGQQERRAGAALGGQDPAVPAPEEEEANLQEVFSAVVGRKRKQHQVGEGLRKKQRHEAQRDEEFYIPYRPKDLESERGLSISGEGSAFEQQASGAVLDLLGDETHNMSKTKQLLKWDRKKKRFVGKTGQEDKKKICTESGRYISGSYKNNLYEKWKKKYKVEEWDSEEEAGSEPRGGAHRRGRGGKRLAPSPGKHGSQQGKVHSELKSKQQILKQRKRVAKQNFLQTGGLKRLKGKKRQRVQELRRTAFGRGAAKKGKMRKRM